Proteins from a single region of Rhodospirillales bacterium:
- the ndk gene encoding nucleoside-diphosphate kinase, with protein MATQRTFSIIKPDATRRNLTGAINAKLEAAGLRIVGQKRIHMTRQQAEGFYAVHKERPFFGELVEFMSSEPVVVQVLEGEDAVAKNREVMGATNPQEAAPGTIRKEYAVSIGENSVHGSDSLENAKIEIEYFFKPEEIVG; from the coding sequence ATGGCCACACAGCGCACATTTTCAATCATTAAGCCCGATGCGACCCGCCGCAACCTGACCGGCGCGATTAACGCCAAGCTCGAGGCAGCAGGCCTGCGCATCGTTGGCCAAAAGCGCATTCACATGACCAGACAGCAGGCCGAGGGCTTTTACGCTGTGCACAAGGAGCGCCCGTTTTTTGGTGAGCTGGTGGAATTTATGAGCTCCGAACCGGTCGTTGTGCAGGTTCTTGAAGGCGAGGATGCTGTGGCCAAGAACCGTGAGGTTATGGGCGCGACCAACCCGCAAGAAGCCGCGCCGGGCACAATCCGCAAAGAATATGCTGTATCGATTGGCGAAAACTCCGTCCACGGTTCTGACAGCCTTGAAAATGCTAAGATCGAAATTGAATATTTCTTCAAGCCGGAAGAGATTGTCGGCTAA
- a CDS encoding response regulator: protein MDMIIVQAASKLKLTAAKALICFVLFALAFGVPVYCSFNDAQAQITPSSRVELINDHERVFIGKNIYVTPDPERKFNFETLAKRHINNLKGTRQTSNVVHMGAAPQPMWMIFSVTNKSRYDDWVLHFGDLFDGRFGLIRSIALYNASSGETIIKSSTANTEAVHFERLQANTVALNIPAGKTQLFTLYLEAAPGVVNSIAPSIMSTKSYQMHIVSPSLLVMVFWAFLLGVAGFFLAFYSLQKSEGFVFFSSYFIFGGLLFYAYGSAFYTPSALIATSLNAMVVLPTIAAVFIAKRFLELHIGQDLANLLSLIDALSVGVGAGLCLLLAGFSSVLDEYLLLMPSLVTMLFLCAVSMAQAQQGRYGALFLAAGFAASFAGLLSLFLAAMGAGNTGFLLSIYWGLLAPQALLFVLATLQNIQMNQREEFSNVARENRAAQSLARIKQSQESADQARLLRVIERERELMAELREREMQRTQEMRKAKEAADEANRAKSAFLALVSHEIRTPMNGIVGMLRLLMDTNMTKEQTEYTQAIQNSGDTMMALLNDILDFEKIESGNMHLEIIDFDMVQLVDDVVTLMSGHAAGKGIKIKAQIQDGFPESLKGDPTRLRQVLLNLVSNAVKFTDQGHITIQLGFEPKDDEENRRIYAISCSVRDTGIGIAEEVQKSLFNPFIQAEKSTSRKYGGTGLGLAICRRLIESMGSTIQLDSKPGEGSTFSFVLTMRGGQKAFSENAHDMEQGSLPQRIIEPLRIMVIEDNEMNRRVLEGFLNKGKHQIIMAENAEEALDILEKTPEDQRFDVVITDIRLSGMDGMNFTRALRQFEINAHACTPVIALSGNVSAEDREEYASANMNGFLAKPLDPKALEALLIKVSEDELDVPVKTEARQTRAPILNVVPPKTPSSSSDRAPIEDMITGLAFDPEIELEDDFDSFQIAHDSSGQNHEEYDSSSENAEDRNLFDSALLQGLIDSLPKGQFDELLQSFLDKTDELVETLQNAKASAMGVETIYDRAHELKGMAANFGLTGVSTVAANIEAGAKNADLDAALKAIEGLGDINEKAQAALKAWASSYS from the coding sequence ATGGATATGATCATTGTTCAGGCTGCATCAAAACTAAAACTAACTGCCGCTAAGGCGTTGATATGTTTTGTGCTTTTTGCGCTGGCATTCGGTGTGCCAGTTTACTGCTCTTTCAACGATGCGCAGGCGCAAATTACCCCTTCCTCACGGGTAGAGCTGATTAATGATCATGAGCGCGTTTTCATTGGCAAAAACATATATGTGACGCCTGATCCTGAAAGAAAATTCAACTTTGAAACTTTGGCTAAACGCCATATCAACAACCTGAAAGGTACGCGCCAGACAAGTAATGTCGTACATATGGGTGCGGCGCCACAGCCTATGTGGATGATTTTTTCTGTGACTAATAAATCACGATATGATGATTGGGTTTTACATTTTGGGGATTTGTTTGACGGGCGTTTTGGGCTGATCCGCTCCATTGCGCTTTATAATGCCAGCAGCGGCGAGACGATTATTAAATCATCAACAGCTAATACTGAGGCAGTGCATTTCGAGCGTTTACAAGCCAATACTGTTGCGCTGAACATTCCTGCCGGGAAAACCCAGCTTTTCACTTTGTATCTGGAAGCCGCTCCTGGCGTTGTGAACAGCATTGCGCCTTCTATTATGAGCACAAAATCCTATCAAATGCATATTGTCAGCCCTTCACTCCTGGTTATGGTTTTCTGGGCCTTTCTCCTTGGCGTCGCCGGGTTTTTCCTTGCGTTTTATAGCCTGCAGAAAAGTGAAGGTTTTGTCTTTTTCAGTTCGTATTTTATTTTTGGAGGGCTTTTATTTTACGCTTACGGGTCGGCTTTTTATACGCCTTCAGCTCTTATCGCAACATCACTCAACGCAATGGTGGTTTTGCCTACCATTGCGGCGGTTTTTATTGCCAAGCGGTTTTTAGAGCTTCATATCGGGCAAGATCTGGCTAATTTGCTGAGCCTGATTGATGCGCTCAGTGTCGGGGTCGGAGCCGGACTTTGTCTGCTCTTGGCTGGTTTCTCCAGTGTTCTGGACGAATATTTACTCCTTATGCCCTCGCTCGTCACCATGCTTTTTTTGTGCGCGGTGAGCATGGCGCAAGCCCAGCAGGGGCGATACGGCGCACTGTTTTTAGCGGCTGGCTTTGCCGCCAGCTTTGCAGGCTTACTTTCTCTGTTTCTTGCGGCAATGGGAGCAGGTAACACAGGATTTCTTCTTTCGATATATTGGGGCCTATTAGCACCCCAAGCTTTGCTCTTTGTTCTGGCTACGCTGCAAAATATTCAAATGAACCAACGCGAAGAGTTTTCAAATGTGGCGCGAGAGAACCGGGCGGCGCAATCGCTTGCGCGCATCAAGCAATCACAAGAATCAGCAGATCAGGCCCGGCTACTGCGCGTGATTGAGCGTGAACGCGAATTGATGGCTGAGCTGCGTGAACGGGAAATGCAGCGTACACAGGAGATGCGTAAGGCCAAAGAGGCCGCCGATGAAGCAAACCGCGCCAAGTCTGCTTTCCTGGCATTGGTTAGCCATGAAATTCGTACCCCCATGAACGGGATTGTGGGTATGTTGCGCCTGCTTATGGATACGAACATGACGAAAGAACAAACTGAATATACGCAGGCCATTCAAAATTCAGGCGATACAATGATGGCGCTGCTCAATGATATTCTCGACTTCGAAAAAATTGAAAGCGGCAATATGCATCTTGAAATCATTGATTTCGACATGGTGCAGCTTGTTGATGACGTTGTCACGTTAATGTCAGGCCACGCCGCAGGAAAAGGCATTAAGATAAAGGCCCAAATTCAGGATGGATTTCCTGAAAGCCTAAAGGGCGACCCAACCCGCTTGCGTCAGGTTTTACTTAATTTAGTCAGTAATGCGGTTAAATTTACCGATCAAGGACATATCACCATTCAATTGGGATTTGAACCAAAGGATGATGAAGAAAACCGCCGCATCTATGCCATTAGTTGTTCCGTGCGAGATACCGGAATTGGCATAGCCGAAGAGGTGCAAAAGAGTCTCTTTAATCCTTTTATTCAAGCCGAAAAAAGCACTTCACGCAAATACGGCGGAACAGGTTTGGGGTTGGCTATTTGCCGCCGTCTTATTGAGTCCATGGGCAGTACAATACAGCTTGATAGCAAACCGGGCGAAGGCAGCACTTTTTCCTTTGTCTTGACAATGAGGGGCGGACAAAAAGCTTTTAGCGAGAACGCCCATGATATGGAACAAGGCTCCCTCCCACAGCGCATCATTGAACCTTTGCGTATTATGGTGATTGAAGATAACGAGATGAACCGGCGAGTGCTGGAAGGCTTTTTGAACAAAGGCAAGCATCAGATAATTATGGCAGAGAACGCCGAAGAAGCCTTAGATATCCTTGAAAAAACACCTGAAGACCAGCGCTTTGATGTCGTCATTACCGACATCCGCCTGAGCGGCATGGATGGGATGAACTTCACGCGCGCGTTGCGTCAGTTCGAAATAAATGCGCATGCCTGTACGCCAGTGATTGCTCTATCGGGCAATGTCAGCGCCGAAGACCGCGAGGAATACGCTAGCGCCAACATGAACGGTTTTCTGGCCAAGCCTCTTGATCCGAAAGCGCTGGAGGCTCTGCTCATCAAGGTGAGCGAAGATGAATTAGACGTACCTGTGAAAACCGAAGCAAGACAGACACGCGCTCCTATCTTGAACGTCGTACCCCCAAAAACCCCGTCCTCCTCCTCGGACCGCGCGCCAATAGAGGACATGATTACCGGTCTGGCTTTTGATCCGGAGATAGAACTGGAGGATGATTTTGATTCTTTTCAAATCGCGCATGACTCTTCTGGTCAAAATCATGAAGAATATGATAGTTCTTCCGAAAATGCGGAGGACCGTAATCTTTTTGATTCAGCGCTGTTACAGGGGTTAATTGACAGTCTTCCTAAAGGTCAATTTGATGAGTTATTGCAGAGTTTTTTGGATAAAACTGACGAATTGGTTGAAACCCTGCAAAATGCGAAAGCGAGCGCCATGGGCGTAGAGACCATTTATGACCGAGCGCATGAGTTAAAGGGTATGGCCGCTAATTTTGGACTAACCGGGGTGAGTACGGTTGCTGCCAATATTGAAGCGGGTGCTAAAAATGCAGATCTGGATGCTGCTCTCAAGGCTATTGAAGGTTTGGGAGATATAAATGAAAAAGCCCAGGCTGCATTAAAAGCCTGGGCTTCGTCATATTCTTAG
- a CDS encoding histidinol phosphate phosphatase has product MNEFVTLAKRLADEAGKIVKRYYRQPFDVISKEDESPVTIADRKIEERMREILEDARPQDGIYGEEHGVKTGESGLTWVLDPIDGTKSFVIGRPTFGTLIALCEDSIPKLGVIDQPILGERWIGDGEQTFFNGRPVQCAPCASIETARIGSTTPAMFEATGPVYKNFNEGRFFWGGDCYQYGLMACGFVDIILEADMKPYDYAALVPIVQGAGGHISDFSGAALILESDGSVVACGDPGLWPEMHKRLSA; this is encoded by the coding sequence ATGAACGAATTTGTAACGCTTGCCAAGAGGTTGGCTGATGAGGCTGGCAAAATTGTTAAGCGCTATTACCGCCAACCGTTTGATGTGATCAGCAAAGAAGACGAAAGTCCGGTGACGATTGCCGATCGCAAGATTGAGGAGCGGATGCGCGAGATCCTTGAAGATGCGCGTCCGCAGGATGGGATTTATGGCGAAGAGCACGGCGTTAAGACTGGTGAGAGCGGGCTTACGTGGGTTCTGGACCCGATTGACGGGACAAAGAGTTTTGTGATTGGGCGCCCGACTTTCGGGACTTTGATTGCTTTGTGCGAGGATAGCATACCCAAGCTAGGGGTGATTGACCAACCGATCCTTGGTGAACGATGGATTGGTGATGGTGAACAGACTTTTTTTAATGGAAGGCCCGTTCAATGTGCGCCTTGTGCCTCCATCGAGACTGCCCGGATCGGCAGCACGACCCCGGCGATGTTTGAAGCAACCGGCCCGGTTTATAAAAATTTCAATGAAGGGCGGTTTTTCTGGGGCGGAGATTGCTATCAATACGGACTGATGGCCTGCGGTTTTGTTGATATTATTCTGGAAGCCGATATGAAGCCGTATGATTATGCGGCGCTGGTGCCCATAGTACAGGGTGCAGGCGGGCATATCTCTGATTTTAGCGGTGCGGCATTGATATTAGAGAGTGATGGCAGCGTTGTGGCCTGCGGCGATCCCGGCCTATGGCCCGAGATGCATAAACGCCTGTCAGCGTAA
- the alaS gene encoding alanine--tRNA ligase, translated as MKTVNDIRSEFLSFFKGKGHTVVESSPLVPQNDPTLMFVNSGMVQFKDVFTGKDKRPYTRATTSQKCVRAGGKHNDLDNVGYTARHHTFFEMLGNFSFGDYFKDDAIAFAWELVTKNFALPAEKLCVTVHSSDEEAAAIWKKVSGLADEKIIRIPTDDNFWRMGDTGPCGPCTEIFYDHGDHIWGGPPGSPEEDGDRFIEIWNNVFMQYEQVDADTRIDLPAQSVDTGMGLERIAATLMGSHDNYAIDIMRGLIEHSADLTGVDPDGDMSASHRVIADHIRCSAFLMADGVMPSNEGRGYVLRRIMRRGMRHAHLLGAQDPLMCKLFPTLLEKMGEAYPELGRAESLIVETLKSEEERFKLTLDRGLKMLEEETEKVSSGKKFPGDVAFKLYDTYGFPLDLTQDALKSQNIEVDEDGFNTCMEEQKAKARAAWSGSGDAATEKIWYDILDDFGPTEFLGYEVEAAEGQILAIVKDGHRAEMLKSGEEGYIITNQTPFYAESGGQVGDKGNLTHTNGDIEVIDTKKFVGSIFAHRAQTANDVKVGENVQMEVNHMRRSAIRANHSATHLMHEALRRVLGDHVAQKGSLQDAQRTRFDISHPKAIKPEEIARVEEIVAAEIKADTPVTTRLMGLDEARETGAMALFGEKYDSEVRVVAMGTKDKNREFSIELCGGTHVKKTGEIGPFKIISESALSAGVRRLEAITGEAVEKYKQDKQAAAQAVLDKLAADYAALCKDLEALGGQPEKVDLGDEEALRVANKKLQKQISDQRRKQGASASDNDIKDIGGVKFIGKVLEDFPPKDLKPMADDLKKKLGSGVIALVATNDGKASIVVAVTEDLTAKINAVDLVKLGAEKLGGKGGGGRPDMAQAGGPDASAANDAVTGIEKAMAG; from the coding sequence ATGAAAACTGTCAATGACATCCGCAGCGAATTTTTAAGTTTCTTCAAAGGGAAGGGCCACACGGTCGTCGAATCCTCGCCTCTGGTCCCGCAAAACGACCCCACATTGATGTTCGTGAATTCCGGGATGGTCCAGTTTAAGGACGTGTTCACCGGCAAGGACAAGCGCCCCTACACCCGCGCGACGACCAGCCAAAAATGCGTCCGCGCCGGCGGAAAGCACAACGACCTCGATAATGTTGGCTATACCGCGCGCCACCATACTTTTTTCGAAATGCTCGGCAATTTTTCCTTCGGCGATTATTTCAAAGACGACGCCATTGCTTTTGCCTGGGAACTGGTCACCAAAAACTTCGCCCTTCCCGCCGAAAAACTCTGTGTCACCGTCCACTCTTCCGATGAAGAAGCCGCCGCCATCTGGAAAAAGGTTTCAGGGCTGGCTGATGAAAAAATCATCCGCATCCCCACCGACGATAACTTCTGGCGCATGGGTGATACCGGCCCGTGCGGCCCGTGCACTGAAATTTTCTATGATCACGGTGATCATATCTGGGGCGGTCCGCCGGGCTCCCCGGAAGAAGATGGCGACCGCTTTATCGAGATCTGGAACAATGTCTTCATGCAATACGAGCAAGTCGATGCCGATACGCGCATCGATCTGCCCGCCCAAAGCGTCGATACCGGCATGGGCCTTGAGCGCATTGCCGCAACCTTGATGGGCTCTCACGATAACTATGCCATCGACATTATGCGCGGCCTTATTGAACACTCCGCCGACTTGACGGGCGTTGATCCCGATGGCGATATGAGCGCATCTCACCGCGTCATCGCCGATCACATCCGCTGCTCGGCCTTCCTGATGGCCGATGGCGTCATGCCCTCGAACGAAGGACGCGGTTATGTTCTGCGCCGGATTATGCGCCGCGGTATGCGCCATGCGCACTTGCTGGGCGCACAAGATCCTTTGATGTGCAAACTCTTCCCCACGCTGCTGGAGAAAATGGGCGAGGCCTATCCGGAGCTTGGCCGCGCCGAAAGCCTGATCGTCGAAACCCTCAAATCCGAGGAAGAGCGCTTTAAACTCACTCTCGATCGCGGCCTTAAAATGCTTGAGGAAGAGACCGAAAAAGTCTCCAGCGGTAAAAAATTCCCAGGCGATGTCGCCTTCAAGCTCTACGACACTTACGGTTTTCCGCTCGACCTTACCCAGGACGCACTCAAAAGCCAGAATATCGAAGTCGATGAAGACGGCTTTAACACCTGCATGGAAGAGCAAAAAGCCAAAGCCCGCGCCGCGTGGTCCGGCTCCGGCGATGCCGCCACCGAAAAAATCTGGTATGATATTCTCGACGATTTCGGTCCGACCGAATTCCTCGGCTATGAGGTTGAAGCCGCCGAAGGCCAGATTTTAGCCATCGTCAAAGACGGCCACCGCGCCGAAATGCTCAAATCCGGTGAAGAAGGCTACATCATCACCAACCAGACTCCGTTCTACGCCGAAAGCGGCGGGCAGGTCGGCGACAAGGGTAACCTAACCCATACGAATGGCGATATTGAAGTCATCGATACCAAAAAATTTGTTGGCAGCATTTTCGCGCATAGGGCGCAAACCGCCAATGATGTGAAGGTCGGTGAAAATGTGCAGATGGAAGTCAACCATATGCGCCGCTCTGCCATCCGCGCCAACCATTCGGCCACCCACCTGATGCACGAGGCTCTGCGCCGCGTGCTCGGCGATCACGTCGCACAGAAAGGCTCGCTGCAGGATGCGCAGCGCACCCGTTTCGACATTTCCCACCCTAAAGCGATCAAGCCCGAAGAAATCGCTCGCGTCGAAGAAATCGTCGCCGCCGAGATCAAAGCCGATACGCCTGTTACGACCCGCCTGATGGGCCTTGATGAAGCTCGTGAAACCGGCGCGATGGCGCTGTTCGGTGAGAAATATGACAGCGAGGTTCGCGTTGTTGCCATGGGCACAAAAGACAAAAACCGCGAATTCTCCATCGAACTCTGCGGCGGCACCCACGTCAAAAAAACCGGCGAGATCGGCCCGTTCAAAATCATTTCCGAAAGCGCCCTGTCCGCAGGCGTGCGCCGCCTCGAGGCCATCACCGGCGAAGCGGTCGAGAAATATAAACAGGACAAACAAGCCGCCGCGCAAGCTGTGCTGGATAAACTGGCCGCTGATTATGCCGCGCTGTGCAAAGACCTTGAGGCCCTCGGCGGCCAACCTGAAAAGGTCGATCTTGGCGATGAGGAGGCCTTACGCGTCGCCAATAAAAAGCTGCAAAAACAAATCTCCGATCAGCGCCGCAAGCAAGGCGCCTCGGCTTCCGATAACGATATCAAGGACATTGGCGGCGTGAAATTCATTGGCAAGGTGCTCGAAGATTTCCCGCCCAAGGACCTTAAACCCATGGCCGACGATCTGAAGAAAAAACTCGGCTCCGGCGTGATTGCATTGGTGGCCACCAATGACGGCAAAGCCTCCATCGTTGTCGCCGTCACCGAAGACCTGACCGCCAAAATCAACGCGGTCGATCTGGTCAAACTCGGCGCGGAAAAACTCGGCGGCAAAGGCGGCGGCGGCCGTCCCGATATGGCTCAGGCCGGCGGTCCCGATGCCAGCGCGGCCAATGACGCGGTGACGGGGATTGAAAAGGCGATGGCGGGTTAA
- a CDS encoding uracil-DNA glycosylase, which translates to MNTTQMQTGAKAALQFYLDHGVDICLSDEPINRMLELKNTGILESPASSDQPVRQPDFQHSGIPASNIPLGKSAARNEAARRALACVKREELREAITEFDGIGIKKTATNMVFSDGNPDAPVMLIGEAPGADEDRQGKPFVGVSGQLLDRILACIDLDRRAEDAARAVYISNILNWRPPGNRTPAPAEIEVSLPFIERHIQLIQPKLLILCGSVSAKALLGRDESISRLRKIWHDYLPQTPELQEGAAPIPAIATYHPAYLLRTPAQKKAVWADMLLLQARRRELGLIEA; encoded by the coding sequence ATGAATACCACTCAAATGCAAACTGGCGCCAAAGCGGCACTCCAATTCTACCTCGATCACGGGGTAGATATATGTTTATCTGACGAGCCGATAAACAGAATGTTGGAATTAAAGAATACCGGAATATTGGAATCACCAGCATCGAGCGATCAGCCTGTCCGGCAGCCCGATTTCCAACACTCCGGCATTCCAGCATCCAATATTCCGCTTGGCAAATCTGCTGCGCGCAACGAAGCAGCCAGGCGTGCGCTGGCTTGCGTGAAGCGCGAAGAGTTGCGTGAAGCGATTACCGAATTCGACGGAATTGGTATCAAGAAGACCGCTACCAATATGGTGTTTTCCGATGGCAACCCCGATGCGCCTGTCATGCTGATCGGCGAAGCCCCCGGCGCCGATGAGGATCGTCAGGGCAAACCTTTTGTTGGCGTCAGCGGGCAATTGCTTGACCGCATTCTGGCGTGCATCGATTTGGACCGCCGCGCCGAAGATGCCGCGCGGGCCGTCTATATCTCCAACATCCTCAATTGGCGCCCGCCGGGCAACCGCACGCCTGCCCCGGCAGAAATTGAGGTTAGCCTGCCTTTTATCGAACGTCACATCCAGCTTATACAACCTAAATTGCTCATTCTGTGTGGCAGCGTTTCAGCCAAAGCGCTCCTGGGCCGCGATGAAAGCATTTCACGCCTGCGAAAGATCTGGCATGACTATTTGCCTCAAACTCCCGAATTGCAAGAAGGCGCGGCCCCCATCCCCGCCATTGCAACTTATCATCCGGCCTATTTGCTGCGCACACCCGCACAAAAAAAAGCTGTTTGGGCTGATATGCTCTTACTGCAAGCACGGCGCCGTGAATTAGGCCTCATAGAAGCCTGA
- a CDS encoding lytic transglycosylase domain-containing protein — MRSFTVLAVVCLLVCAMPQSTRAQDTPVPDKKPEKTESFLFFEVFNLFSSDKEEGPPTPESKIESTPQTMPEPKELTLETQLQESKPEPQEQSDSGPGFNVLEFTASLLNFSTTPIPPQKPERIPVKLGVIEVLMQKTREGISKKPISRVQAELYKEIFEYQRKGDIRAADNMMKEIDDPRLLGHVLFQRYMHPTAYNSTFTELSGWLDLFADYPGADQVYKLAQARRPDGVNARIQVPGKAYGITRTSEPTMRLGKRYVSSRARSDEDIRMLNDLNRNIFSLVRKGELSQAHEALQANAAILDNVEYDLLRGEIAAGYLYSGNADEAEKLADQSVKRSGLHVPKAGWIAGLVAWRAKRYSAASRHFEVVARSPYASSWTAAAGAYWAARAHMRTGNIKAVSIWLRRGLNQPRTFYGLISTRALGQDFDFNWKVPAFTKEYMDILSEIPAANRAMALVLAGRSDLAQAELIRIRPENDDQHKALLSYASYANLPGLALRAASSAANEQGSFYDAALYPTGPWQPQEGYKIDPALVHAIMRQESRFDPRAKSPSGAKGLMQLMPATAKSVSDQKGARLDHPETNLELGQRYLEELLESSVVEDDLIYLLIAYNAGPGNLAKWKSRWSDVKDPLLFIELIPSGETRAYVERVLSNYWIYRLREGQNTPTLDAIAASQPAKYNAHAL, encoded by the coding sequence ATGCGCAGTTTTACTGTGCTGGCGGTTGTATGCCTGCTTGTATGCGCTATGCCTCAAAGTACACGGGCGCAAGACACACCTGTTCCGGATAAAAAACCTGAGAAAACAGAAAGTTTTCTGTTCTTTGAAGTGTTCAACCTGTTTTCTTCAGACAAGGAAGAAGGGCCGCCAACTCCAGAATCCAAAATCGAATCAACACCGCAAACGATGCCGGAACCCAAGGAGCTAACTCTGGAAACGCAGCTGCAAGAATCAAAACCGGAACCACAAGAACAATCAGACTCTGGGCCTGGTTTCAATGTTCTGGAGTTTACGGCGTCTTTGCTGAATTTTTCAACAACGCCGATCCCGCCGCAAAAACCTGAAAGGATTCCGGTCAAACTTGGCGTAATAGAAGTGCTGATGCAAAAAACCCGTGAAGGTATATCGAAAAAACCCATAAGCAGAGTACAGGCCGAATTATACAAAGAAATTTTTGAATATCAGCGTAAAGGCGACATCAGGGCAGCTGATAACATGATGAAAGAAATAGACGATCCAAGGTTGCTTGGTCATGTTCTATTTCAACGCTACATGCACCCTACAGCCTATAACTCTACTTTTACAGAGCTGAGCGGTTGGCTGGATCTGTTCGCCGATTATCCCGGCGCAGATCAGGTTTACAAATTGGCGCAAGCGCGCAGGCCTGACGGCGTAAATGCAAGGATTCAAGTTCCCGGCAAGGCATACGGTATTACGCGTACAAGCGAGCCGACCATGCGCCTGGGGAAAAGATATGTTTCATCGCGCGCGCGCAGTGATGAAGATATTCGCATGCTTAACGATCTGAACCGCAATATTTTCTCATTGGTCAGAAAAGGAGAGCTATCACAGGCCCATGAAGCCTTGCAAGCCAATGCCGCTATTTTGGATAATGTCGAATATGATTTATTGCGCGGTGAAATTGCTGCTGGCTATCTCTATAGTGGTAACGCCGATGAGGCGGAAAAATTAGCAGATCAAAGCGTAAAGCGTTCTGGTCTGCATGTGCCGAAGGCAGGCTGGATTGCCGGATTGGTGGCTTGGCGCGCTAAGCGATATAGCGCTGCTTCGCGCCATTTTGAAGTGGTTGCGCGTTCGCCCTATGCCTCAAGCTGGACAGCTGCTGCTGGCGCGTATTGGGCCGCCCGCGCTCATATGCGTACGGGCAATATCAAGGCCGTAAGCATTTGGCTGCGCCGCGGGCTAAACCAGCCGCGTACATTCTACGGCCTGATTTCTACGCGCGCTCTGGGACAGGATTTTGATTTCAACTGGAAAGTTCCGGCTTTTACCAAGGAATACATGGATATTTTAAGCGAAATTCCGGCGGCCAACCGCGCAATGGCGCTGGTGCTGGCAGGACGCTCCGATCTGGCCCAGGCCGAGCTTATCCGCATCCGTCCGGAAAATGATGATCAGCACAAAGCGCTGCTGTCTTACGCGTCTTACGCAAATCTTCCTGGCCTTGCGTTGCGCGCTGCCAGTTCTGCGGCCAATGAGCAGGGCAGTTTTTATGACGCCGCACTTTATCCGACCGGGCCCTGGCAGCCTCAGGAAGGCTACAAGATCGATCCGGCGTTGGTCCATGCAATTATGCGCCAGGAATCACGCTTTGATCCGCGCGCAAAAAGCCCCAGCGGCGCAAAAGGCTTGATGCAGCTTATGCCCGCCACGGCCAAATCCGTTTCCGATCAGAAAGGCGCAAGGCTCGATCATCCCGAAACCAATCTGGAACTGGGACAGCGTTATTTGGAAGAGTTGCTGGAATCGAGCGTTGTTGAAGATGACCTGATTTATCTCTTGATCGCCTATAATGCCGGTCCGGGCAATCTGGCAAAATGGAAGAGCCGCTGGTCAGACGTCAAAGACCCGCTGCTGTTTATTGAACTAATTCCTTCTGGTGAAACACGCGCCTATGTCGAACGAGTGCTGTCCAACTACTGGATCTACCGCCTGCGCGAAGGACAAAACACCCCAACACTGGACGCCATCGCCGCCAGCCAGCCTGCGAAATATAACGCGCATGCATTGTAA